In one Canis lupus dingo isolate Sandy chromosome 16, ASM325472v2, whole genome shotgun sequence genomic region, the following are encoded:
- the ZNF467 gene encoding zinc finger protein 467 isoform X1: protein MRETFEALSSLGFSVGQPEMAPQSEPGEGSHNQEQMSPSREDSVLGTCSGHEAPRPEEGGHTKEAEAPCRGGQACTPQKAEPMGSCPGDEWMIRKVKVEEEDHEAEEEVEWPQHLSLLPGPFPAPDLGPLAATYKLEPGVPGALDGLALAGWAPPSEKPYGCGECERRFRDQLTLRLHQRLHRGEGPCACPDCGRSFAQRTHLLLHQRSHLGERPFPCSECDKRFSKKAHLTRHLRTHTGERPYPCAECGKRFSQKIHLGSHQKTHTGERPFPCTECEKRFRKKTHLIRHQRIHTGERPYQCARCSRSFTHKQHLVRHQRVHEAAGRTPASPDAPASPGSPAPSPTRSPPGPKPFSCATCGLSFGWKKNLATHQRLHRGDGRPFGCDECALGTAGDPAPGGTPATQGAPASELPCCPDCGRGLAPGQHPARHGRAHAGERPFACAQCGRRFGSRPNLVAHARAHSGARPFACAQCGRRFSRKSHLGRHQAVHTGSRPHACAVCARSFSSKTNLVRHQAIHTGSRPFSCPQCGKSFSRKTHLVRHQRIHGEAAQPASDADLSAPAWPAPTERQRHRRKEKQAPCREPDVGLDPRSPGSCPGPKAGAKPLSYPGIPMRQCHSNHLQPMRGRHHSGPPIFLQ, encoded by the exons ATGAGAGAGACCTTTGAGGCCCTCAGTTCCCTGG GATTCTCTGTGGGACAGCCGGAGATGGCCCCCCAAAGTGAGCCCGGGGAAGGGTCCCATAACCAGGAACAGATGTCCCCTTCCAGGGAAGACAGCGTGCTGGGCACATGCTCTG GGCACGAGGCCCCCAGACCAGAGGAAGGCGGCCACACTAAAGAAGCTGAAGCTCCCTGCAGAGGAGGCCAGGCATGCACACCACAGAAGGCTGAGCCCATGGGCTCCTGCCCAG GTGATGAGTGGATGATTCGGAAGgtgaaggtggaggaggaggatcaCGAGGCGGAAGAGGAAGTCGAATGGCCCCAGCATCTGTCGTTACTCCCTGGCCCCTTTCCCGCGCCGGACCTGGGGCCTCTGGCCGCCACGTACAAGCTGGAGCCCGGGGTTCCAGGGGCCCTGGATGGGCTCGCGCTGGCCGGGTGGGCCCCGCCTTCGGAGAAGCCCTACGGCTGCGGGGAGTGCGAGCGGCGGTTCCGGGACCAGCTGACTCTGCGGCTGCACCAGAGGCTGCACCGCGGCGAGGGCCCCTGCGCCTGCCCGGACTGTGGCCGCAGCTTCGCGCAGCGCACGCACCTGCTGCTGCACCAGCGCAGCCACCTCGGCGAGCGGCCCTTCCCCTGCTCCGAGTGTGACAAGCGCTTCAGCAAGAAGGCTCACCTGACCCGCCACCTGCGTACGCACACCGGCGAAAGGCCCTACCCGTGCGCGGAGTGCGGCAAGCGCTTCAGCCAGAAGATACACCTGGGCTCGCACCAGAAGACGCACACGGGCGAGCGGCCCTTCCCCTGCACCGAGTGTGAGAAGCGCTTTCGCAAAAAGACTCACCTGATCCGCCACCAGCGCATCCACACCGGCGAGCGGCCCTACCAGTGCGCGCGGTGCTCGCGCAGCTTCACGCACAAGCAGCACTTGGTGCGGCACCAAAGGGTGCACGAGGCGGCCGGCCGCACCCCGGCCTCTCCCGACGCGCCCGCTTCGCCCGGTTCCCCCGCTCCGTCCCCCACCCGGTCCCCTCCCGGGCCCAAGCCTTTCTCTTGCGCCACCTGCGGCCTGAGCTTCGGCTGGAAGAAGAACCTCGCCACGCACCAGCGTCTGCACCGCGGCGACGGGCGCCCCTTCGGGTGCGACGAGTGCGCCCTGGGCACCGCCGGGGACCCAGCGCCCGGAGGCACACCGGCGACCCAGGGCGCTCCGGCCAGCGAGCTGCCTTGCTGCCCGGACTGCGGGCGCGGCCTCGCCCCCGGGCAACACCCGGCGCGGCACGGACGGGCGCACGCGGGCGAGCGGCCCTTCGCCTGCGCGCAGTGTGGCCGCCGCTTCGGCTCCAGGCCCAATCTGGTCGCCCACGCCAGGGCCCACAGCGGCGCCAGGCCTTTCGCCTGCGCGCAGTGCGGCCGCCGTTTCAGCCGCAAGTCACACCTTGGCCGCCACCAGGCGGTGCACACGGGCAGTCGGCCCCACGCCTGCGCCGTCTGCGCCCGCAGCTTCAGCTCCAAAACCAATCTGGTGCGCCACCAGGCCATCCACACAGGCTCCCGCCCCTTCTCCTGCCCACAGTGCGGCAAGAGCTTCAGCCGCAAGACCCACCTGGTGCGGCACCAGCGCATCCACGGCGAAGCGGCCCAGCCGGCCTCCGACGCCGACCTCTCAGCCCCAGCCTGGCCCGCTCCGACAGAG aggcagagacacaggaggaaggagaagcaggctccatgcagggagcccgacgtgggactcgatccacggtctccaggatcctgccctggaccaaaggcaggcgccaaaccgctgagctacccagggatccccatgagaCAGTGTCACTCTAATCACCTGCAGCCAATGAGAGGCCGCCACCACTCTGGGCCTCCTATTTTCCTCCAATGA
- the ZNF467 gene encoding zinc finger protein 467 isoform X2: MRETFEALSSLGFSVGQPEMAPQSEPGEGSHNQEQMSPSREDSVLGTCSGHEAPRPEEGGHTKEAEAPCRGGQACTPQKAEPMGSCPGDEWMIRKVKVEEEDHEAEEEVEWPQHLSLLPGPFPAPDLGPLAATYKLEPGVPGALDGLALAGWAPPSEKPYGCGECERRFRDQLTLRLHQRLHRGEGPCACPDCGRSFAQRTHLLLHQRSHLGERPFPCSECDKRFSKKAHLTRHLRTHTGERPYPCAECGKRFSQKIHLGSHQKTHTGERPFPCTECEKRFRKKTHLIRHQRIHTGERPYQCARCSRSFTHKQHLVRHQRVHEAAGRTPASPDAPASPGSPAPSPTRSPPGPKPFSCATCGLSFGWKKNLATHQRLHRGDGRPFGCDECALGTAGDPAPGGTPATQGAPASELPCCPDCGRGLAPGQHPARHGRAHAGERPFACAQCGRRFGSRPNLVAHARAHSGARPFACAQCGRRFSRKSHLGRHQAVHTGSRPHACAVCARSFSSKTNLVRHQAIHTGSRPFSCPQCGKSFSRKTHLVRHQRIHGEAAQPASDADLSAPAWPAPTEKEAETQEEGEAGSMQGARRGTRSTVSRILPWTKGRRQTAELPRDPHETVSL; the protein is encoded by the exons ATGAGAGAGACCTTTGAGGCCCTCAGTTCCCTGG GATTCTCTGTGGGACAGCCGGAGATGGCCCCCCAAAGTGAGCCCGGGGAAGGGTCCCATAACCAGGAACAGATGTCCCCTTCCAGGGAAGACAGCGTGCTGGGCACATGCTCTG GGCACGAGGCCCCCAGACCAGAGGAAGGCGGCCACACTAAAGAAGCTGAAGCTCCCTGCAGAGGAGGCCAGGCATGCACACCACAGAAGGCTGAGCCCATGGGCTCCTGCCCAG GTGATGAGTGGATGATTCGGAAGgtgaaggtggaggaggaggatcaCGAGGCGGAAGAGGAAGTCGAATGGCCCCAGCATCTGTCGTTACTCCCTGGCCCCTTTCCCGCGCCGGACCTGGGGCCTCTGGCCGCCACGTACAAGCTGGAGCCCGGGGTTCCAGGGGCCCTGGATGGGCTCGCGCTGGCCGGGTGGGCCCCGCCTTCGGAGAAGCCCTACGGCTGCGGGGAGTGCGAGCGGCGGTTCCGGGACCAGCTGACTCTGCGGCTGCACCAGAGGCTGCACCGCGGCGAGGGCCCCTGCGCCTGCCCGGACTGTGGCCGCAGCTTCGCGCAGCGCACGCACCTGCTGCTGCACCAGCGCAGCCACCTCGGCGAGCGGCCCTTCCCCTGCTCCGAGTGTGACAAGCGCTTCAGCAAGAAGGCTCACCTGACCCGCCACCTGCGTACGCACACCGGCGAAAGGCCCTACCCGTGCGCGGAGTGCGGCAAGCGCTTCAGCCAGAAGATACACCTGGGCTCGCACCAGAAGACGCACACGGGCGAGCGGCCCTTCCCCTGCACCGAGTGTGAGAAGCGCTTTCGCAAAAAGACTCACCTGATCCGCCACCAGCGCATCCACACCGGCGAGCGGCCCTACCAGTGCGCGCGGTGCTCGCGCAGCTTCACGCACAAGCAGCACTTGGTGCGGCACCAAAGGGTGCACGAGGCGGCCGGCCGCACCCCGGCCTCTCCCGACGCGCCCGCTTCGCCCGGTTCCCCCGCTCCGTCCCCCACCCGGTCCCCTCCCGGGCCCAAGCCTTTCTCTTGCGCCACCTGCGGCCTGAGCTTCGGCTGGAAGAAGAACCTCGCCACGCACCAGCGTCTGCACCGCGGCGACGGGCGCCCCTTCGGGTGCGACGAGTGCGCCCTGGGCACCGCCGGGGACCCAGCGCCCGGAGGCACACCGGCGACCCAGGGCGCTCCGGCCAGCGAGCTGCCTTGCTGCCCGGACTGCGGGCGCGGCCTCGCCCCCGGGCAACACCCGGCGCGGCACGGACGGGCGCACGCGGGCGAGCGGCCCTTCGCCTGCGCGCAGTGTGGCCGCCGCTTCGGCTCCAGGCCCAATCTGGTCGCCCACGCCAGGGCCCACAGCGGCGCCAGGCCTTTCGCCTGCGCGCAGTGCGGCCGCCGTTTCAGCCGCAAGTCACACCTTGGCCGCCACCAGGCGGTGCACACGGGCAGTCGGCCCCACGCCTGCGCCGTCTGCGCCCGCAGCTTCAGCTCCAAAACCAATCTGGTGCGCCACCAGGCCATCCACACAGGCTCCCGCCCCTTCTCCTGCCCACAGTGCGGCAAGAGCTTCAGCCGCAAGACCCACCTGGTGCGGCACCAGCGCATCCACGGCGAAGCGGCCCAGCCGGCCTCCGACGCCGACCTCTCAGCCCCAGCCTGGCCCGCTCCGACAGAG aaagaggcagagacacaggaggaaggagaagcaggctccatgcagggagcccgacgtgggactcgatccacggtctccaggatcctgccctggaccaaaggcaggcgccaaaccgctgagctacccagggatccccatgagaCAGTGTCACTCTAA
- the ZNF467 gene encoding zinc finger protein 467 isoform X3, whose protein sequence is MRETFEALSSLGFSVGQPEMAPQSEPGEGSHNQEQMSPSREDSVLGTCSGHEAPRPEEGGHTKEAEAPCRGGQACTPQKAEPMGSCPGDEWMIRKVKVEEEDHEAEEEVEWPQHLSLLPGPFPAPDLGPLAATYKLEPGVPGALDGLALAGWAPPSEKPYGCGECERRFRDQLTLRLHQRLHRGEGPCACPDCGRSFAQRTHLLLHQRSHLGERPFPCSECDKRFSKKAHLTRHLRTHTGERPYPCAECGKRFSQKIHLGSHQKTHTGERPFPCTECEKRFRKKTHLIRHQRIHTGERPYQCARCSRSFTHKQHLVRHQRVHEAAGRTPASPDAPASPGSPAPSPTRSPPGPKPFSCATCGLSFGWKKNLATHQRLHRGDGRPFGCDECALGTAGDPAPGGTPATQGAPASELPCCPDCGRGLAPGQHPARHGRAHAGERPFACAQCGRRFGSRPNLVAHARAHSGARPFACAQCGRRFSRKSHLGRHQAVHTGSRPHACAVCARSFSSKTNLVRHQAIHTGSRPFSCPQCGKSFSRKTHLVRHQRIHGEAAQPASDADLSAPAWPAPTEVGAPPLFF, encoded by the exons ATGAGAGAGACCTTTGAGGCCCTCAGTTCCCTGG GATTCTCTGTGGGACAGCCGGAGATGGCCCCCCAAAGTGAGCCCGGGGAAGGGTCCCATAACCAGGAACAGATGTCCCCTTCCAGGGAAGACAGCGTGCTGGGCACATGCTCTG GGCACGAGGCCCCCAGACCAGAGGAAGGCGGCCACACTAAAGAAGCTGAAGCTCCCTGCAGAGGAGGCCAGGCATGCACACCACAGAAGGCTGAGCCCATGGGCTCCTGCCCAG GTGATGAGTGGATGATTCGGAAGgtgaaggtggaggaggaggatcaCGAGGCGGAAGAGGAAGTCGAATGGCCCCAGCATCTGTCGTTACTCCCTGGCCCCTTTCCCGCGCCGGACCTGGGGCCTCTGGCCGCCACGTACAAGCTGGAGCCCGGGGTTCCAGGGGCCCTGGATGGGCTCGCGCTGGCCGGGTGGGCCCCGCCTTCGGAGAAGCCCTACGGCTGCGGGGAGTGCGAGCGGCGGTTCCGGGACCAGCTGACTCTGCGGCTGCACCAGAGGCTGCACCGCGGCGAGGGCCCCTGCGCCTGCCCGGACTGTGGCCGCAGCTTCGCGCAGCGCACGCACCTGCTGCTGCACCAGCGCAGCCACCTCGGCGAGCGGCCCTTCCCCTGCTCCGAGTGTGACAAGCGCTTCAGCAAGAAGGCTCACCTGACCCGCCACCTGCGTACGCACACCGGCGAAAGGCCCTACCCGTGCGCGGAGTGCGGCAAGCGCTTCAGCCAGAAGATACACCTGGGCTCGCACCAGAAGACGCACACGGGCGAGCGGCCCTTCCCCTGCACCGAGTGTGAGAAGCGCTTTCGCAAAAAGACTCACCTGATCCGCCACCAGCGCATCCACACCGGCGAGCGGCCCTACCAGTGCGCGCGGTGCTCGCGCAGCTTCACGCACAAGCAGCACTTGGTGCGGCACCAAAGGGTGCACGAGGCGGCCGGCCGCACCCCGGCCTCTCCCGACGCGCCCGCTTCGCCCGGTTCCCCCGCTCCGTCCCCCACCCGGTCCCCTCCCGGGCCCAAGCCTTTCTCTTGCGCCACCTGCGGCCTGAGCTTCGGCTGGAAGAAGAACCTCGCCACGCACCAGCGTCTGCACCGCGGCGACGGGCGCCCCTTCGGGTGCGACGAGTGCGCCCTGGGCACCGCCGGGGACCCAGCGCCCGGAGGCACACCGGCGACCCAGGGCGCTCCGGCCAGCGAGCTGCCTTGCTGCCCGGACTGCGGGCGCGGCCTCGCCCCCGGGCAACACCCGGCGCGGCACGGACGGGCGCACGCGGGCGAGCGGCCCTTCGCCTGCGCGCAGTGTGGCCGCCGCTTCGGCTCCAGGCCCAATCTGGTCGCCCACGCCAGGGCCCACAGCGGCGCCAGGCCTTTCGCCTGCGCGCAGTGCGGCCGCCGTTTCAGCCGCAAGTCACACCTTGGCCGCCACCAGGCGGTGCACACGGGCAGTCGGCCCCACGCCTGCGCCGTCTGCGCCCGCAGCTTCAGCTCCAAAACCAATCTGGTGCGCCACCAGGCCATCCACACAGGCTCCCGCCCCTTCTCCTGCCCACAGTGCGGCAAGAGCTTCAGCCGCAAGACCCACCTGGTGCGGCACCAGCGCATCCACGGCGAAGCGGCCCAGCCGGCCTCCGACGCCGACCTCTCAGCCCCAGCCTGGCCCGCTCCGACAGAGGTAGGGGCGCCCCCCCTTTTCTTCTGA